The proteins below come from a single Pedobacter sp. MC2016-14 genomic window:
- a CDS encoding YihY/virulence factor BrkB family protein — MKLAHKLKHFFIALYHLFIAAGKGFMEDRVMKLSAALAYYTIFSLTPLILIVIAAASIFFSDKINPGTELFNQIADMVGNDAAKQLQDFVKNANLTGKSTFGLIVGIGTLVVGATAIFIEIQDSINIIWKVKAVPKKGWKKMITNRLLSFSLIVSMGFLLLVSLVVNSVVVALGSRMGELLTKTKIDQVIPVADDTMTLLIYILNNVITLAAVTAVFTVIFKVLPDVDLKWKSAIIGALFTALLFSLGKYIIGIYIEKGNPGSAFGAASSIIVILLWIYYTSIILYFGAEFTQAYAEKYDGGIAPSKYAVHTQITIIEKKVDVLPPQHPEETKVPDTKL, encoded by the coding sequence ATGAAATTAGCACATAAACTGAAACATTTTTTTATAGCGCTTTACCACCTTTTCATTGCGGCCGGAAAAGGATTTATGGAAGATAGGGTCATGAAGCTTAGTGCAGCACTGGCTTATTATACCATCTTTTCGTTAACACCATTAATCCTGATTGTAATTGCCGCAGCAAGTATCTTTTTTAGCGACAAAATCAATCCGGGCACGGAACTATTTAATCAGATTGCTGATATGGTTGGAAATGACGCTGCTAAACAGCTACAAGACTTTGTAAAAAACGCAAACCTTACCGGAAAATCTACCTTTGGGCTAATCGTTGGGATAGGAACACTTGTAGTGGGTGCTACAGCTATCTTTATTGAAATTCAGGATAGCATCAATATCATCTGGAAAGTGAAAGCTGTACCTAAAAAAGGATGGAAAAAAATGATTACCAACAGGCTGCTTTCTTTTTCTCTCATTGTATCTATGGGCTTTCTATTGCTGGTGTCATTAGTAGTTAACAGTGTGGTTGTTGCATTGGGTTCCAGAATGGGCGAACTGCTGACCAAAACAAAAATAGATCAGGTTATTCCGGTAGCAGATGACACCATGACCTTGCTGATTTATATCTTAAACAACGTAATTACCCTTGCTGCCGTTACGGCAGTATTTACTGTAATTTTTAAAGTATTGCCTGATGTTGATCTAAAATGGAAATCGGCCATTATAGGTGCCTTATTTACGGCTTTACTTTTCAGTCTTGGTAAATATATCATTGGCATTTACATAGAGAAAGGAAATCCCGGATCAGCTTTTGGTGCTGCCAGCTCCATCATTGTAATCTTATTGTGGATCTATTACACTTCCATTATTTTGTACTTTGGAGCTGAGTTTACACAAGCCTACGCAGAAAAATACGATGGAGGAATTGCACCGAGTAAATACGCCGTACATACCCAAATCACGATTATAGAAAAGAAAGTTGATGTATTACCACCTCAGCATCCGGAAGAAACAAAAGTACCGGATACGAAACTCTAA
- a CDS encoding DNA topoisomerase IV subunit B, whose amino-acid sequence MAEPIYNDDSIRSLDWKEHIRLRPGMYIGKLGDGSAQDDGIYVLLKEIMDNSIDEFVMGSGRTIDITVSDAKVNVRDYGRGIPLGKVIDCVSKINTGGKYDSNAFQKSVGLNGVGTKAVNALSTNFVVQSYRDGKTKKVEFSKGEIVVDHPVIDTTQRNGTAITFYPDDSIFRNYHYIPDFVESMIWNYVFLNTGLTVNFNNQKYFSERGLYDLLHKHADVESIRYPIIHMKGNDIEIAMTHGQQYGEDYHSFVNGQHTTQGGTHQAAFREAVVKTIREFYKKEYDSSDIRASIIAAVSVRVQEPVFESQTKTKLGSQNMGPEGPSVRTFINDFVKKELDDYLHKHTDVADALLKRILQSERERKDIAGIKKLANDRAKKASLHNKKLRDCKVHFNTTHDKRYETTLFITEGDSASGSITKSRDVDCQAVFSLKGKPLNCYELTKKVVYENEEFNLLQHALNIEDGLEGLHYNNIVIATDADVDGMHIRLLMMTFFLQFFPDLVRAGHVYILQTPLFRVRNKKETIYCYSDEERRNAIEKLGRNPEITRFKGLGEISPDEFGLFIGKDIRLDPVILKDQTIKSLLEYYMGKNTPDRQQHIIRNLRIEKDTVEDLVSADAEAATAAVSEDIVDEVA is encoded by the coding sequence ATGGCAGAACCTATATATAACGACGACAGCATACGGTCCCTGGATTGGAAAGAACACATTAGATTACGCCCTGGTATGTACATCGGTAAGCTGGGAGATGGATCTGCCCAGGATGATGGTATTTACGTGCTGTTGAAGGAAATTATGGATAACTCTATTGATGAGTTTGTGATGGGTTCTGGTCGTACTATAGATATTACTGTCTCTGATGCTAAAGTAAATGTTCGGGATTATGGGCGGGGCATCCCACTGGGAAAAGTGATTGACTGTGTTTCAAAAATTAATACGGGTGGTAAATACGATAGCAATGCTTTTCAAAAGTCTGTAGGGCTAAACGGGGTAGGTACCAAGGCTGTAAATGCTTTATCTACCAATTTTGTTGTTCAGAGTTATCGTGATGGCAAGACTAAAAAAGTTGAGTTTTCTAAAGGGGAGATTGTTGTAGACCATCCTGTAATTGATACTACGCAGCGTAATGGTACTGCAATCACCTTCTATCCTGATGATAGTATTTTTAGGAACTACCATTATATCCCTGATTTTGTAGAAAGCATGATTTGGAATTATGTTTTTCTGAATACTGGTTTAACTGTTAATTTTAACAATCAGAAGTACTTTTCTGAGCGTGGGTTATATGATCTGCTGCATAAACATGCTGATGTAGAGAGTATCCGCTATCCGATCATCCACATGAAGGGAAATGATATTGAGATTGCCATGACCCACGGCCAGCAATATGGAGAAGATTACCATTCTTTTGTAAACGGGCAACATACTACTCAGGGAGGAACGCACCAGGCTGCTTTTAGAGAAGCGGTAGTGAAAACCATCAGGGAATTCTACAAAAAGGAATATGATTCTTCGGATATCAGGGCTTCAATTATAGCTGCTGTATCTGTGAGGGTTCAGGAACCGGTATTTGAATCGCAAACAAAAACTAAACTGGGCTCTCAGAACATGGGGCCTGAAGGACCTTCAGTGCGTACTTTTATCAATGATTTTGTTAAAAAGGAACTGGACGATTACCTGCACAAACATACAGATGTTGCCGATGCCTTACTGAAAAGAATTTTACAATCTGAAAGGGAACGTAAAGATATCGCCGGAATTAAAAAGCTGGCTAACGACAGGGCTAAAAAGGCTTCCCTGCACAATAAAAAACTAAGAGACTGTAAGGTTCATTTCAATACCACACATGATAAACGCTACGAGACTACCCTGTTTATCACCGAAGGGGATTCTGCATCTGGTTCAATTACCAAATCAAGAGATGTGGATTGCCAGGCCGTTTTTAGTTTAAAGGGTAAGCCTCTGAATTGTTATGAACTCACCAAAAAAGTGGTGTACGAAAATGAGGAGTTTAACCTGCTACAACATGCGCTAAATATTGAAGATGGCCTGGAAGGCTTGCATTACAACAATATTGTGATTGCTACTGATGCCGATGTTGACGGGATGCACATCCGACTTTTGATGATGACTTTCTTTTTGCAGTTTTTTCCAGACCTGGTAAGGGCGGGGCACGTTTACATCCTGCAAACACCTTTGTTTAGAGTGCGCAATAAAAAGGAAACCATTTATTGCTATAGCGACGAAGAGCGCAGGAATGCGATTGAAAAACTGGGGCGTAATCCTGAAATTACCCGTTTTAAAGGTTTGGGTGAAATCTCTCCTGATGAATTTGGTTTGTTCATTGGAAAAGACATCAGGCTGGATCCTGTGATCTTAAAGGATCAAACCATCAAAAGCCTGCTGGAATATTATATGGGTAAAAATACTCCTGACCGCCAGCAGCACATTATCCGTAACTTAAGAATAGAAAAGGATACCGTTGAAGATCTGGTTTCTGCAGATGCTGAAGCAGCTACCGCCGCAGTATCTGAAGATATTGTGGATGAAGTAGCTTAA
- a CDS encoding DEAD/DEAH box helicase, producing the protein MLFEELNLIEPILKALQTEGYTQPTPIQEQSIPTILTGRDLLGCAQTGTGKTAAFAIPMLQLLNKEHQNTKGGPRTPIRALVLTPTRELAIQIEESFKAYGKNLSLRHLVIFGGVGQKAQTDALHRGVDILIATPGRMLDLMNQGFINLKDIEIFVLDEADRMLDMGFIHDVKKTIAKLPAKRQTLFFSATMPPEIQKLASTILTDPLKVEVTPISSTAEKIEQTVYFVDKADKKNLLIHILKDKTIATALVFTRTKHGADRVVKDLIKVGIKAEAIHGNKSQNARQRALTNFKAKVTRILVATDIAARGIDVDELTHVINYELPNIPETYVHRIGRTGRAGNSGISFSFCEGEEKEYLDDIEKLIALKIPVQEDHPYAMSWQSLMSGAAAAKVKGKAKPSRGGRPERTERQPNMSGSRKPAGGGGNRWGGKSKPKAQ; encoded by the coding sequence TTGTTATTCGAAGAATTAAACCTGATTGAGCCAATTTTAAAAGCGCTGCAAACAGAAGGTTATACACAACCTACCCCAATACAAGAACAATCCATCCCAACTATATTAACTGGCAGAGACTTATTAGGATGCGCACAAACAGGTACCGGTAAAACGGCTGCTTTTGCCATTCCAATGCTGCAGTTGCTGAATAAAGAGCATCAAAATACTAAAGGTGGGCCTAGAACCCCCATCAGGGCCTTGGTACTTACGCCAACCCGGGAACTTGCTATTCAAATTGAAGAGAGTTTTAAAGCTTATGGCAAGAATCTTTCATTGCGCCACCTTGTAATTTTTGGTGGTGTTGGGCAGAAAGCACAAACTGATGCCTTACACAGGGGCGTAGATATCTTGATCGCCACACCGGGCCGTATGCTTGATTTAATGAACCAGGGATTTATTAACCTTAAAGACATTGAGATCTTTGTGCTGGATGAAGCCGACAGGATGCTGGATATGGGATTTATCCATGATGTGAAAAAAACCATAGCTAAATTACCAGCTAAAAGACAGACCTTGTTTTTCTCGGCAACTATGCCTCCTGAAATTCAGAAATTGGCCAGTACTATTCTAACAGATCCCCTGAAGGTTGAAGTTACACCAATCTCTTCAACCGCGGAAAAGATAGAGCAAACCGTTTATTTTGTAGATAAGGCGGATAAAAAAAACCTGCTTATTCACATTCTTAAAGATAAAACTATTGCTACGGCCCTGGTTTTTACCCGAACAAAACACGGTGCAGACCGGGTGGTTAAGGATTTGATTAAGGTAGGTATTAAGGCTGAAGCTATTCATGGTAATAAATCTCAAAATGCCCGTCAGCGCGCATTGACCAATTTTAAGGCTAAGGTAACCCGTATTTTAGTGGCTACTGATATTGCTGCCCGTGGAATTGATGTTGATGAACTGACACACGTAATCAACTATGAACTGCCTAACATACCTGAAACTTACGTGCACCGAATAGGCCGTACTGGCCGTGCGGGTAACAGCGGTATTTCCTTCTCTTTCTGTGAAGGAGAAGAAAAAGAGTATCTGGACGATATTGAAAAACTGATTGCACTTAAAATTCCTGTACAGGAAGATCATCCCTATGCCATGAGTTGGCAAAGCCTGATGTCTGGTGCAGCGGCAGCTAAAGTAAAAGGTAAAGCTAAGCCATCAAGAGGTGGACGTCCAGAAAGAACTGAGCGTCAGCCCAACATGAGTGGGTCAAGGAAGCCCGCTGGTGGTGGCGGAAACCGCTGGGGCGGAAAAAGCAAACCCAAAGCACAGTAA
- a CDS encoding RluA family pseudouridine synthase: MPVTDRDVLFEDNHLIALSKRAGDIVQVDETGDKPLDEQVKSYLAHKYNKPGTAFLGVVHRLDRPVSGVILFAKTSKALERMNAAFKNREVKKTYWAVVRNKPAKSSSTLVHWLVKDPSKNVVKPYPAEVPGSQRAELSYRLLGELGGYYLIEVDPLTGRSHQIRVQLSTMGCPIVGDNKYGYPRGSRKGSICLHARRLQFLHPVKKEPVNIFAKLPVDGFWERFEQF, translated from the coding sequence ATGCCTGTAACTGATAGAGACGTCCTTTTCGAGGACAACCATTTAATTGCTTTAAGCAAACGCGCCGGAGATATTGTACAGGTTGATGAGACTGGCGATAAACCGCTGGATGAACAGGTGAAAAGCTATCTGGCGCATAAATATAATAAACCGGGCACTGCATTTTTGGGTGTCGTACATCGCCTGGACAGGCCAGTTAGCGGTGTAATCTTATTTGCAAAGACCAGCAAGGCGCTTGAGCGCATGAATGCGGCTTTTAAAAATAGAGAGGTAAAAAAAACTTACTGGGCTGTTGTTCGGAATAAGCCAGCAAAATCGTCAAGCACACTTGTGCACTGGCTGGTAAAAGACCCCTCAAAAAATGTAGTTAAACCTTACCCGGCAGAGGTTCCTGGTAGTCAGCGTGCCGAACTGAGTTACCGGTTGCTGGGCGAACTTGGCGGTTATTACTTAATAGAAGTAGATCCACTTACCGGTCGCTCGCATCAAATCAGGGTGCAACTGAGTACCATGGGTTGTCCAATTGTTGGTGATAATAAATACGGATATCCTCGTGGAAGTCGTAAGGGCAGTATTTGTCTGCATGCCCGCAGGCTTCAATTTTTACATCCGGTAAAAAAGGAGCCTGTAAACATCTTTGCAAAATTACCCGTTGATGGTTTTTGGGAAAGATTTGAGCAATTTTAA
- the panB gene encoding 3-methyl-2-oxobutanoate hydroxymethyltransferase translates to MSVHKEVKRITTHILQEMKHSGEKIAMLTAYDYSMATVLDDAGLDVLLVGDSASNVMAGHETTLPITLDQMIYHAQSVVRGANRAFVVVDLPFGSYQGNSKEALISAIRIMKESGAHGVKLEGGTEIIDSVSRIITAGIPVMGHLGLTPQSIYKFGTYTVRAKDEAEAEKLKTDALALQEAGCFGVVLEKIPAALAKVVSESLHIPTIGIGAGPHCDGQVLVVNDMIGLTKGFKPRFLRQYVNLYDGILGAAKSYINDVKSNDFPNEKEQY, encoded by the coding sequence ATGTCTGTACATAAAGAAGTAAAAAGAATCACTACCCACATCCTCCAGGAAATGAAACATAGCGGAGAAAAAATTGCGATGTTAACTGCTTATGATTATTCTATGGCTACGGTTTTGGATGATGCTGGTTTAGATGTATTACTTGTTGGAGATTCTGCTTCTAATGTTATGGCAGGTCACGAAACTACTTTGCCAATAACACTTGATCAGATGATTTATCATGCTCAGAGTGTTGTTAGGGGTGCAAATAGAGCTTTTGTGGTGGTCGATTTGCCTTTCGGTTCTTACCAGGGAAATTCTAAAGAGGCCTTAATTTCTGCCATTCGCATTATGAAGGAGTCTGGTGCGCATGGTGTAAAACTTGAAGGCGGTACAGAAATTATAGATTCTGTGTCACGGATCATTACAGCTGGTATTCCTGTAATGGGACATCTGGGCTTAACCCCACAGTCTATCTATAAGTTTGGGACTTATACTGTAAGGGCAAAAGATGAAGCAGAAGCAGAAAAATTAAAAACTGATGCATTGGCGCTTCAGGAGGCCGGATGTTTTGGCGTTGTACTGGAAAAAATTCCTGCTGCCCTGGCAAAAGTTGTTTCGGAAAGCTTGCATATTCCAACGATAGGGATTGGTGCAGGCCCGCACTGCGATGGGCAAGTATTGGTCGTAAATGATATGATTGGTTTAACTAAGGGATTTAAACCTCGTTTTTTACGTCAATATGTAAATTTATACGATGGTATTTTAGGAGCTGCCAAATCCTATATCAATGATGTGAAGTCAAATGATTTTCCCAACGAGAAGGAACAATATTAA
- the carA gene encoding glutamine-hydrolyzing carbamoyl-phosphate synthase small subunit — protein MTNYIKLPAILLLADGTVFYGKAAGKIGTTTGEICFNTGMTGYQEIFTDPSYFGQIMVTTNAHIGNYGIHKEEIESDSIKIAGLVCKNYNIGYSRKEADESIQDYFQNENIVGISDIDTRALVRHIRDRGAMNAIISSEITDLEELKAKLAEVPEMDGLELSSQVSTKEPYFYGNPEAKYKVAALDFGIKKNTLRNFDNRDLYIQVYPAKTSFEEMEKWGADAYFISNGPGDPSAMPYAIETVKSILEVDKPLFGICLGHQLLAQANGINTMKMFNGHRGLNHPVKNIIKDHCEVTSQNHGFGVVPDEVRNSDKVEITHINLNDQSIEGIRVKGKKAFSVQYHPESSPGPHDSRYLFDDFVGLMSGEVSW, from the coding sequence ATGACTAACTACATCAAGTTACCAGCTATCTTGTTATTGGCCGATGGCACCGTATTTTACGGCAAAGCTGCGGGAAAAATTGGTACCACAACCGGAGAAATCTGCTTCAATACTGGAATGACAGGTTATCAGGAAATTTTCACTGATCCTTCTTACTTCGGACAGATTATGGTTACCACCAATGCACACATTGGTAACTACGGCATACACAAAGAAGAAATAGAATCAGATTCTATTAAAATTGCCGGTCTGGTTTGCAAAAACTACAACATTGGCTATAGCCGTAAGGAAGCCGATGAATCTATTCAGGATTACTTTCAGAATGAAAATATTGTAGGCATTTCGGATATCGACACCCGAGCTTTAGTGCGCCACATCAGGGATCGCGGTGCAATGAATGCCATCATTTCTTCTGAAATTACTGATTTGGAAGAATTGAAAGCAAAACTTGCTGAAGTTCCTGAAATGGACGGACTTGAACTGTCTTCTCAGGTATCTACTAAAGAGCCTTATTTTTATGGTAATCCTGAGGCTAAATATAAAGTAGCAGCATTAGACTTTGGAATCAAGAAAAACACCTTACGCAACTTCGACAACCGCGATTTATATATACAGGTATATCCAGCCAAAACTTCTTTTGAAGAAATGGAAAAATGGGGTGCCGATGCCTATTTTATTTCAAATGGCCCCGGTGATCCTTCTGCAATGCCATATGCCATTGAAACGGTAAAATCAATCCTGGAGGTTGACAAGCCTTTATTTGGTATTTGCCTCGGACATCAGTTGCTTGCGCAGGCTAATGGTATAAATACAATGAAAATGTTTAACGGTCACCGTGGCTTAAACCACCCGGTTAAAAACATCATTAAAGATCATTGTGAAGTAACTTCACAAAACCATGGATTTGGAGTTGTACCGGATGAAGTAAGAAATTCTGACAAGGTTGAAATTACCCACATCAACCTAAACGATCAATCTATTGAAGGGATTCGTGTAAAAGGCAAAAAAGCTTTTTCTGTACAGTATCACCCTGAATCTTCTCCTGGCCCGCATGACTCCCGTTACCTGTTCGACGATTTTGTAGGACTGATGAGCGGAGAAGTAAGCTGGTAA
- a CDS encoding ABC transporter ATP-binding protein encodes MDKQNIMISVKNLVKKYDDFTAVHGISFDVYENEIFGLLGPNGAGKTTTLEIIETLRNKTSGEILVGGYNVDTEASDIKQIIGVQLQAAGYYPNLNLVELMELFSGLYGVKVKPMEMLEKVNLQDKAKAKYKALSGGQKQRFSIATTLINAPQIIFLDEPTTGLDPQARRNLWDLIIEIRKNGTTVVLTTHYMDEAEQLCDRVAFVERGEIIALDTPDNLIDQLVNSGFERKKEVKKANLEDVFINLTGKEWREG; translated from the coding sequence ATGGATAAACAAAATATTATGATCAGTGTTAAAAACCTGGTCAAGAAATATGATGATTTTACTGCAGTTCATGGCATCAGCTTTGATGTTTATGAAAATGAAATATTCGGACTGCTGGGACCAAATGGAGCTGGAAAAACCACAACACTCGAAATTATAGAAACCCTGAGAAATAAAACTTCAGGAGAAATTCTTGTAGGCGGGTATAATGTAGATACAGAGGCTAGCGATATTAAGCAAATTATAGGCGTACAGCTTCAGGCAGCAGGTTATTACCCAAACTTAAATCTGGTAGAGCTGATGGAGCTTTTTTCCGGTTTGTATGGTGTAAAGGTGAAGCCAATGGAAATGCTGGAGAAAGTAAACCTGCAAGATAAAGCTAAAGCAAAATATAAAGCGCTTTCTGGGGGACAGAAACAACGGTTCTCTATTGCCACCACACTCATCAACGCCCCGCAAATTATTTTTCTGGATGAACCTACAACAGGTCTTGACCCACAGGCGAGGCGAAATCTATGGGACTTAATCATTGAGATCCGAAAAAATGGGACTACGGTTGTCTTAACTACACACTATATGGATGAGGCCGAGCAGCTTTGCGACCGCGTAGCTTTTGTGGAACGTGGAGAAATCATTGCATTAGACACGCCCGACAACCTGATAGACCAATTGGTAAACAGTGGGTTTGAACGTAAAAAAGAAGTTAAAAAAGCCAATCTTGAGGATGTATTTATCAACCTGACAGGTAAAGAATGGCGAGAAGGATAG
- a CDS encoding ABC transporter permease: protein MKQKYNHTTATLALAKASFRSIMRSPSAVVFTLAFPLIFILVFGFLGGGGTKVDLGITPGSNRQNPVIKALEQSSVIRLSTNLKQEELDNGLLKGNLDGVIDVQKNQAGMPAYIVNVTYTSASLDKGNILKSVLNNLLYTLNIKDLKPTVAEIRASTMQGRTYRTIDFILPGQLGFSLLSTGVFGTAFVFFNLRQTLVIKRFFATPVRKSSIVLGEGIARIGFTLLGAIFIILLGHFFFNFTLINGALTVLNMLVLATLGVIVFMGFGFVVSGLAKSESTIPPISNIITLPQFLLSGTFFSIDNFPSWLQPISRALPLTYLNDAMRKVAFEGAGLWDVRMQILIILIWGLGIYALAVKVFKWE from the coding sequence ATGAAACAAAAATACAACCATACTACAGCTACACTGGCTCTGGCCAAAGCTAGTTTCCGCTCCATCATGCGGAGCCCCTCAGCAGTAGTTTTTACCTTGGCATTCCCCCTTATCTTTATCCTTGTTTTTGGATTTTTGGGTGGAGGCGGCACCAAGGTTGACCTTGGAATTACTCCTGGATCTAACCGGCAAAATCCAGTTATAAAAGCATTAGAGCAAAGCTCCGTAATTCGTCTGTCTACGAATTTAAAACAGGAAGAGCTGGACAACGGCTTACTGAAAGGCAATTTAGACGGCGTTATTGATGTGCAAAAAAATCAAGCTGGCATGCCAGCCTATATTGTAAATGTAACCTACACTTCTGCATCACTTGACAAAGGAAACATCTTGAAATCTGTATTAAACAATCTCTTGTACACCCTGAACATCAAAGACCTTAAACCTACTGTAGCTGAAATACGCGCCAGCACTATGCAAGGCCGCACATACAGAACAATAGATTTTATACTCCCTGGTCAGCTTGGCTTCTCACTGTTAAGTACTGGTGTATTTGGTACTGCCTTTGTATTTTTTAATCTTAGACAAACCCTGGTCATCAAACGTTTTTTTGCCACACCAGTTCGCAAATCCAGCATCGTACTTGGCGAAGGCATCGCCAGAATTGGCTTTACTTTACTCGGCGCAATTTTCATCATTCTTCTAGGACATTTCTTTTTCAATTTTACTTTGATTAATGGGGCGCTTACTGTACTCAATATGCTGGTACTTGCCACACTTGGCGTTATCGTGTTTATGGGATTTGGATTTGTGGTTTCCGGGCTGGCAAAAAGTGAAAGCACCATCCCGCCCATTTCCAACATCATCACCTTACCACAATTCTTGCTATCAGGCACCTTTTTCTCTATAGACAATTTCCCTTCCTGGCTGCAACCAATCAGCAGGGCTTTACCACTAACTTATTTAAATGATGCGATGCGTAAAGTAGCCTTTGAAGGCGCAGGATTGTGGGATGTTAGAATGCAGATATTGATCATATTGATCTGGGGACTCGGCATCTATGCGCTTGCTGTAAAGGTTTTTAAATGGGAATAA
- the eno gene encoding phosphopyruvate hydratase, with protein MSLIIDVHARQILDSRGNPTIEVDVITENGIQGRAAVPSGASTGMHEAVELRDNDKSVYMGKGVLKAVANVNEKIAPELRGVDVFEQNAIDSIMLKLDGTANKGNLGANAILGVSLAVAKAAAQESRQPLYRYIGGVNANILPIPMMNIVNGGSHSDAPIAFQEFMIMPVGASSFSEALRWGTEVFHNLKAILHDRGLSTAVGDEGGFAPTFEGTEDAVETIIKAIEKAGYKAGEQIYIAFDCASSEFYKDGKYDYTKFEGEKGAIRTSAEQAEYLAQLSEKYPILSIEDGMDENDWEGWKLLTDRIGDKVQLVGDDLFVTNVTRLQDGIDKKTANSILVKVNQIGSLTETINAVSLAQTNGYTSVMSHRSGETEDTTIADLAVALNCGQIKTGSASRSDRIAKYNQLLRIEEELGAAARFIGKDFKFLKK; from the coding sequence ATGAGCTTAATAATTGATGTCCATGCAAGACAAATCCTTGATTCGCGTGGCAATCCTACGATTGAAGTTGACGTAATTACAGAAAATGGTATCCAAGGTCGTGCGGCAGTACCATCAGGTGCTTCAACAGGAATGCACGAGGCTGTAGAACTGCGTGATAATGACAAATCTGTATACATGGGCAAAGGTGTTTTAAAAGCCGTTGCCAACGTAAATGAAAAAATTGCTCCGGAATTAAGAGGTGTTGATGTATTTGAGCAGAATGCAATTGATAGCATCATGCTTAAATTGGATGGCACTGCAAATAAAGGTAACCTGGGTGCAAATGCCATTTTAGGTGTTTCTTTGGCTGTGGCAAAAGCAGCTGCACAGGAAAGCCGTCAGCCTTTATATCGTTATATTGGCGGTGTTAATGCAAATATTCTTCCAATCCCAATGATGAACATCGTTAACGGTGGTTCTCACTCAGATGCACCTATTGCTTTCCAGGAATTTATGATTATGCCAGTTGGTGCATCTTCTTTCTCTGAAGCATTGAGATGGGGCACTGAAGTTTTTCATAACCTGAAAGCAATTCTACATGATCGCGGACTTTCTACTGCTGTAGGTGACGAAGGTGGTTTTGCACCTACTTTTGAGGGTACAGAGGATGCGGTTGAAACCATCATCAAAGCAATCGAAAAAGCTGGATATAAAGCTGGTGAGCAGATTTATATCGCATTTGATTGTGCTTCATCTGAATTCTATAAAGACGGAAAATACGATTACACTAAATTTGAAGGTGAAAAAGGTGCTATCCGTACCAGTGCGGAGCAAGCAGAATACCTGGCTCAGTTATCTGAGAAATATCCTATTCTTTCCATTGAGGACGGTATGGACGAGAATGATTGGGAAGGCTGGAAATTATTAACCGATAGAATTGGCGATAAAGTTCAGTTGGTTGGTGATGATTTGTTTGTAACCAACGTTACACGTTTACAAGACGGTATTGACAAGAAAACAGCTAACTCTATTTTAGTAAAAGTAAACCAAATCGGTTCTTTAACAGAAACAATTAATGCCGTTTCTTTAGCACAAACCAATGGTTACACTTCAGTAATGAGTCACCGTTCCGGCGAAACAGAAGATACCACTATAGCGGATCTGGCAGTTGCGTTAAACTGTGGCCAAATCAAAACTGGTTCTGCTTCACGTTCTGACAGGATTGCAAAATACAACCAGTTGTTACGTATTGAGGAGGAACTAGGTGCTGCAGCACGTTTTATCGGCAAAGACTTCAAATTCCTGAAGAAATAA